CGGGCCCCGGCGGCGACCGCGGCGCGGGCCGAGCGGCGCAGGTTCGCGTCGTCGAAGTTGGCGAGCCGGTTCGCCGTGGCGCGGACCTCGCGGCGCATGCGGCGCTCCTCCCAGGCGAGCACCGCGTCGTGGGCGCCGAGCCGGGTCAGCAGGGCGCCGATCGCGTCGCCGTCGCGGACGACCACGCGGTCCACGCCGCGCACCTCGCGGGCCTTGGCGGCGATGGAGAGCCGGCGGGCCGCACCGACCAGGGCGAGGGCCGCCTCGGGGCCCGGGCAGGTGACCTCCAGGGAGGAGGAGCGGCCGGGCTCGGTGAGCGAGCCGTGGGCGAGGAAGGCGCCGCGCCAGGCCGCCTCGGCGTCGCAGGTGGCCCCCGAGACCACCTGCGGGGGCAGCCCGCGGATCGGCCGGCCGCGGCCGTCGACCAGACCGGTCTGGCGGGCCAGCTGGTCGCCGCCCGCCACCACGCGTACGACATAGCGCGAGCCGCGACGCAGTCCGCCGGGGGCCATCACGATCAGCTCCGAGCTGTGCCCGAAGATCTCCAGGATGTCGCGCTTGAGGCGGCGGGCGGCGTTGCCGGTGTCCAGCTCCGCCTCGATCACAATCCGGCCGCTCACCAGGTGCAGCCCGCCCGCGAACCGAAGAATCGCCGAGACCTCTGCTTTCCTGCAGCAGGTCCGGGTGACGGGAAGATGAGAGATTTCGTTCTTCACCGCTGGCGTCATCGCCATGGGCCGATCCTTCCATGCATCCGAAAAATACGGTCGTACGCGGCGGCCAACAGCTCCTGATCATGGACCGGAACGCCGTCGGGCGATGCCACCGGCGCCAGCTCGACCGCCGCTCCGAGCCGCTGGGCGGCGTCGTCGAGGGACTCACGGTCAGGCACGGCGGCCTCGTCGGCCAGCACCACGTCCAAGGCGAGTTTAGGGGCGTGTCGCCCCAAAACCTCCAAATGACGCTGCGGTGAGAAGCCTTCTGTTTCGCCGGGCTGGGGCGCGAGGTTCAGCGAGAGGACCTTGCGGGCTTTCGTGGTGACCAGGGCGTCGAGCAGTTCCGGCACGAGCAGGTGCGGGATCACCGAGGAGAACCAGGAGCCCGGGCCGAGAACCACCCAGTCGGCGTCCAGGACCGCGGCGACGGCCTCCGGGACGGCCGGCGGGTCGGGCGGGACCACGTGCACGGACTGCACCTCGCCGGGGGTGAGCGCCACCGTGGCCTGGCCGCGCACGGTGACGATCGCGTCGGGCAGGTCGGGGTCGTGGCCCTTGACCAGCGCCTGGAGCTCCAGCGGGACCGCCGACATCGGCAGCACCCGGCCGTGGGCGCCGAGCAGCTTGCCGACCAGGTCGAGCGCCTGGACATGGTCCCCGAGCTGCTCCCAGAGCGCCACGATCAGCAGGTTGCCGACCGCGTGCCCGTGCAGGTCGCCCTTGGACTCGAACCGGTGCTGGACCACCTGGGACCAGGTACGGCCCCAGTCGTCGTCCCCGCACAGCGCGGCGAGCGCCTTGCGGAGGTCGCCGGGCGGCAGCACGCCCAGCTCCTCGCGCAGCCGGCCGCTGGAGCCGCCGTCGTCGGCGACGGTGACCACGGCCGTGAGATCGCCGGTGATCCGGCGCAGCGCCGTCAGGGACGCCGAGAGACCCATGCCGCCGCCGAGCGCGACCACCTTGGGCTGAGCACCGCGCTTGCGGCCCGAGAGCGCCGATGTGGCGCGGCTCAGGCGCCGCATCCGCAGATTGCGTCCGGTCACTCTCGCCCCATGTCGCGGTGCACGAGGACGGTCTCGATGCCTTCGGCGGCGAGGCGGGCAGAGAGCTTCTCGGACATGGCGACGGAGCGGTGCTTGCCCCCGGTGCAGCCCACGGCGATGGTCACGTACCGCTTGCCCTCGCGGCGGTAGCCCGCGGCGATCAGCTGGAGCAGCTCGGTGTACTGGTTGAGGAACTCCTTGGCGCCCGGCTGGTCGAAGACGTAGTCGGACACCTCCTCGTTGACGCCGGTGAAGGGGCGCAGCTCGGGGACCCAGTGCGGGTTGGGCAGGAAGCGGCAGTCGACGACCAGGTCGGCGTCGACGGGCAAGCCGTACTTGTAGCCGAAGGACATCACCGTGGCCCGCAGCTCCGGCTCGGACTCGCCCGCGAACTGGGCGTCCATCTTGGCCCGCAGCTCGTGCACGTTGAGGCTGGAGGTGTCGATGACCAGGTCGGCGTCGCCGCGCAGCTCGCGCAGCAGGTCGCGCTCGGCGGCGATGCCGTCGACGATGCGCCCGTCGCCCTGGAGGGGGTGCGGGCGGCGGACGGACTCGAATCGGCGCACGAGGGCGTCGTCGGAGGACTCCAGGAAGACGATCCGCCGGGTGACGTGCTTGGCCTCCAGGTCCGCGAGGGATTCGCGGAGGTTGTCGAAGAAGCGCCGGCCTCGCACGTCGACGACGACGGCGATCCGGGCCACGTTGCCCTGGGAGCGGGCGCCGAGCTCGACCATGGTGGGGATCAGCGCGGGCGGCAGGTTGTCGACGACGAACCAGCCGAGGTCCTCCAGACACTTGGCGGCGGTGCTGCGGCCGGCGCCCGACATCCCGGAGATGATCACCAGCTCGGGGATGGCCGCGTCACCCGTCTCGTTCGGGGTGTTCGTACTCACGTCTGCTGCTCCGTCTGCTCGGCCTGCTCGGTCTGCGGTGTTCTGTGCGGTCTCGTGGCTGTTCTCGGTCATGAGCTGCCCCCGTCGTCCTCTTCAATGATCTCTCCTGTGGCCGTGTTCACGGCAGGTGCCGCGGGAGCGGTCGAGGCGAGGGCGGCGGCCACCGATTCCGCCGTCCTCCGCCCTATCCCGGGGACCTCGCAGATCTCGTCGATTGTCGCTTGCCGGAGCTTCTTCACCGAGCCGAAATGCTTGATCAGCGCCTGCTTCCGCGTCTCGCCGAGGCCGGACACGTCGTCGAGGGGGCTGGAGCGGATGCGCTTGGCGCGTTTGGCCCGCTGGTAGGTGATGGCGAAGCGGTGCGCCTCGTCCCGGATGCGCTGGAGGAGGTAGAGGCCCTCGCTGGAGCGGGGCAGGACCACGGGATCGTCGTCGTCGGGGAGCCAGACCTCTTCGAGGCGCTTGGCGAGGCCGCAGACGGCGATGTCGTCGATGCCCAGCTCGTCCAGGGCACGCTTGGCGGCGGCGACCTGGGGCTGCCCGCCGTCGACGACGACGAGCTGCGGCGGGTAGGCGAACCGCTTGGGACGGCCGTCGTCCTCCCGGGGCTCGGCGTCCTCGGCGGGCCCGTCGGCCGGGGCGGGGGCGGGAACGGGGCCGGTGGCGGCGGGCCCGTCCGCCGGGGTGTCCGTCGGCTGCTCCTCCCACTCCCCCGTGCGCTCCTTCTCCTGGAGGTAGCGCTTGAAGCGGCGGCCGATCACCTCGTGCATCGAGCGGACGTCGTCCTGGCCCTCGAATCCCTTGATCTGGAAGCGGCGGTACTCGCTCTTGCGGGCGAGGCCGTCCTCGAAGACCACCATGGAGGCCACCACGTCGTCGCCCTGGAGGTGGGAGATGTCGTAGCACTCGATACGCAGCGGGGCGGTGTCGAGACCCAGCGCCTCGGCGATCTCCTCCAGGGCGCGGGAGCGGGTGGTCAGGTCGGAGGCGCGCTTGGTCTTGTGCAGCCCGAGGGCCTGCTGGGCGTTGCGCTGGACCGTGGCCATGAGGTCCTTCTTGTCGCCGCGCTGCGGGATGCGCAGGCTGACCTGGGAACCCCGGCGCTCGGCGAGCCACTGGGAGACCGCTTCGGTGTCCTCGGGCAGGGCGGGGACCAGGACCTCCTTGGGGACCGCGTCGCCGCGCTCCTCCCCGTACAGCTGCTGGAGGGCGTGCTCGACGAGGCCGGAGGTGTCGACC
This sequence is a window from Streptomyces parvus. Protein-coding genes within it:
- the whiA gene encoding DNA-binding protein WhiA, with the protein product MAMTPAVKNEISHLPVTRTCCRKAEVSAILRFAGGLHLVSGRIVIEAELDTGNAARRLKRDILEIFGHSSELIVMAPGGLRRGSRYVVRVVAGGDQLARQTGLVDGRGRPIRGLPPQVVSGATCDAEAAWRGAFLAHGSLTEPGRSSSLEVTCPGPEAALALVGAARRLSIAAKAREVRGVDRVVVRDGDAIGALLTRLGAHDAVLAWEERRMRREVRATANRLANFDDANLRRSARAAVAAGARVGRALEILGEEVPEHLAAAGRLRMEHKQASLEELGALADPPLTKDAVAGRIRRLLAMADKRAQDLGIPGTEATLSEELADGLVG
- the yvcK gene encoding uridine diphosphate-N-acetylglucosamine-binding protein YvcK, with translation MTGRNLRMRRLSRATSALSGRKRGAQPKVVALGGGMGLSASLTALRRITGDLTAVVTVADDGGSSGRLREELGVLPPGDLRKALAALCGDDDWGRTWSQVVQHRFESKGDLHGHAVGNLLIVALWEQLGDHVQALDLVGKLLGAHGRVLPMSAVPLELQALVKGHDPDLPDAIVTVRGQATVALTPGEVQSVHVVPPDPPAVPEAVAAVLDADWVVLGPGSWFSSVIPHLLVPELLDALVTTKARKVLSLNLAPQPGETEGFSPQRHLEVLGRHAPKLALDVVLADEAAVPDRESLDDAAQRLGAAVELAPVASPDGVPVHDQELLAAAYDRIFRMHGRIGPWR
- the rapZ gene encoding RNase adapter RapZ, with protein sequence MTENSHETAQNTADRAGRADGAADVSTNTPNETGDAAIPELVIISGMSGAGRSTAAKCLEDLGWFVVDNLPPALIPTMVELGARSQGNVARIAVVVDVRGRRFFDNLRESLADLEAKHVTRRIVFLESSDDALVRRFESVRRPHPLQGDGRIVDGIAAERDLLRELRGDADLVIDTSSLNVHELRAKMDAQFAGESEPELRATVMSFGYKYGLPVDADLVVDCRFLPNPHWVPELRPFTGVNEEVSDYVFDQPGAKEFLNQYTELLQLIAAGYRREGKRYVTIAVGCTGGKHRSVAMSEKLSARLAAEGIETVLVHRDMGRE
- the uvrC gene encoding excinuclease ABC subunit UvrC, yielding MADPSSYRPKPGQIPDSPGVYKFRDEHRRVIYVGKAKNLRQRVANYFQDLAGLHPRTRTMVTTAASVEWTVVSTEVEALQLEYSWIKEFDPRFNVKYRDDKSYPYLAVTLNEEFPRVQVMRGAKKKGVRYFGPYGHAWAIRETVDLMLRVFPVRTCSAGVFKNAARTGRPCLLGYIGKCSAPCVGRVTPEEHRELAEDFCDFMAGRTGTYIRRLEKDMMQAAEEMEYERAARLRDDAEALNRAMEKSAVVLADATDADLIAVAEDELEAALQIFHVRGGRVRGQRGWVTDKVEAVDTSGLVEHALQQLYGEERGDAVPKEVLVPALPEDTEAVSQWLAERRGSQVSLRIPQRGDKKDLMATVQRNAQQALGLHKTKRASDLTTRSRALEEIAEALGLDTAPLRIECYDISHLQGDDVVASMVVFEDGLARKSEYRRFQIKGFEGQDDVRSMHEVIGRRFKRYLQEKERTGEWEEQPTDTPADGPAATGPVPAPAPADGPAEDAEPREDDGRPKRFAYPPQLVVVDGGQPQVAAAKRALDELGIDDIAVCGLAKRLEEVWLPDDDDPVVLPRSSEGLYLLQRIRDEAHRFAITYQRAKRAKRIRSSPLDDVSGLGETRKQALIKHFGSVKKLRQATIDEICEVPGIGRRTAESVAAALASTAPAAPAVNTATGEIIEEDDGGSS